A single region of the Chionomys nivalis chromosome 5, mChiNiv1.1, whole genome shotgun sequence genome encodes:
- the LOC130874759 gene encoding enhancer of rudimentary homolog encodes MSHTILLVQPTKRPEGRTYAAYESVNECMEGVCKMYEEHLKRMNPNSPSVTYDISQLFDFIDDLADLSCLVYRADTQTYLPYNKDWIKEKIYVLLRRQAQQAGK; translated from the coding sequence ATGTCTCACACCATTTTGCTGGTACAGCCTACCAAGAGGCCAGAAGGCAGGACTTATGCAGCCTATGAGTCTGTGAATGAGTGCATGGAAGGTGTTTGTAAGATGTATGAAGAACATCTGAAAAGAATGAATCCCAACAGCCCCTCTGTCACATATGATATCAGTCAgttgtttgattttattgatgATCTGGCAGATCTCAGCTGTCTTGTTTACCGAGctgatacacagacatacctgcCTTATAACAAAGACTGGATCAAAGAGAAGATCTACGTGCTCCTTCGTCGACAGGCCCAACAAGCTGGGAAGTAG